In Shouchella patagoniensis, the following are encoded in one genomic region:
- a CDS encoding fructose bisphosphate aldolase has translation MQNQQMERMRSGKGFIAALDQSGGSTPKALADYGITEDAYSGEAEMFDLVHDMRTRIMTAPAFHSDQILGAILFEQTMDRMIEGEYTSDYLANQKGIVPFLKVDKGLAEEENGVQLMKPIADLEETLKRAKERNVFGTKMRSVIKKANKDGIKQVVDQQFEIGKQIMQAGLVPIIEPEVDIHSSDKEAAEDLLKEELLAHLNMLREDESVMLKLTIPTKTGLYQALVEHERVIRVVVLSGGYSRDEANQKLKENDGLIASFSRALSQDLNAKQTDDEFNTSLQTAIDGIYDASVNKTN, from the coding sequence ATGCAGAATCAACAAATGGAAAGAATGCGTAGTGGAAAAGGTTTTATTGCGGCTCTCGACCAAAGTGGTGGAAGTACACCAAAAGCCTTGGCCGATTACGGTATTACAGAAGATGCTTACTCAGGTGAAGCGGAGATGTTTGACTTGGTTCATGACATGCGCACACGTATTATGACGGCGCCAGCGTTTCATTCGGATCAGATTTTAGGAGCGATTTTGTTTGAACAAACGATGGACCGAATGATTGAAGGGGAGTACACAAGCGACTACCTAGCTAATCAAAAAGGCATTGTGCCTTTCTTGAAAGTCGATAAAGGCCTAGCAGAGGAAGAAAATGGCGTTCAATTGATGAAACCCATTGCCGATTTAGAAGAGACATTAAAACGAGCAAAAGAGCGGAATGTTTTTGGTACAAAGATGCGTTCTGTCATTAAAAAAGCAAACAAAGATGGAATTAAACAAGTGGTCGATCAACAGTTTGAAATAGGGAAACAGATCATGCAGGCGGGACTTGTGCCGATCATCGAGCCTGAAGTGGATATTCATAGTTCCGATAAAGAAGCGGCGGAAGATCTATTGAAAGAAGAATTACTGGCTCACTTGAATATGCTTCGTGAAGACGAGAGCGTGATGTTAAAACTAACGATCCCAACAAAAACAGGATTGTATCAAGCGTTAGTTGAGCATGAGCGAGTCATTCGTGTTGTCGTCCTTTCAGGTGGCTACTCTCGTGATGAAGCAAACCAGAAGCTGAAAGAAAATGACGGTTTAATTGCTAGTTTCTCTAGAGCGTTAAGCCAAGATTTAAATGCGAAACAAACAGATGATGAATTTAACACTTCTTTACAAACGGCAATTGATGGCATTTATGATGCTTCTGTGAACAAAACAAATTAA